The sequence CAATTGCTACACTTGTTCTGTTAGTTTATAAATAAGAAGAGGGGCAGGGAAACTTACTGGGGTCAATAGCTGATCTAGCCAGGCTCACCAAGATTATCAGAACAAGGAAGAAGAcaagattaaaaagaaagttgATCCGAACACACAACCATTCCATTGTGGCAGAATTGTGAAAGGTTAtacgagaataatcatcaatcAGGCTCAGAATTCTTGTCACAAAGCGCTCTTCCTGATTGAAACAATGAATAGTTGCTGCCCCAGAAACTGATTCTGAAAAGTGGTGCAAGATTGGAGCCTTTCGAATCCCAACCATTCGGGCTAGTTCTCTAGCAGTGGTAATGTAATAATCCTACAGAAAGGTTAAATGAACATCACAGTTTAGTGATCCACCATTGTATGaaacatgaaaattttttaaagattaaaagaaaatgatgcGTGCAGCATATATGTTTAAGAGTATAGTTAGATAAAACATGCTTAACCTTTTTCATTAAGAATTACGTGAAGTGTGATACTGCTGTACATATTCTTTTGAAACATATATAGCTCATATCGTAGTGAAGCTgtcaaaatgtcaaataaaaatttaaaacaggATCTGTTCTTGCCTGATACCACAAAGAGATGGCAATAATTGCAAGGAAGAGAACGAAGACTAGCCAAGAGACCTGGGACATTAGGATGATGATACTTAATAGCTGAATAAGTGCAAATGCCAATCCAGCTAATCTGTAGGGAATGTCTGTGTCTACGGTGCTTTGATCTGTAGAAGACTGCGATAGTGAAAAGTAAAAAGGGGGAAGTTATTCTGGAGTTTTCATACAAACTTCatacaaaacaatatattttttactttgaaataaacaaaaacataccCTACTAAGGATTCGACTTGAAGGTGTGtggtcaaaaaaagaaatgggtGCTCGGAAAACTGATGTGATCATTCCACAGAAGAGACGCTGAGCAGTCTCAACAGCAATAGTAGATAGCAAAACTGCCCTTCCTAATACGAAGATTGAGCTCCCACCAGACATCAAAATGAATATCCCTATCATATGCTTTCTACTGACTCTTCCTTCTACCTCTGTTGCCCACGCAATCCAGTAATTGCTGCCCATTTGTAGTCCTTGGAAGAGAACTTGACAGAGAAGGATAACTGGAACTAGAGCTCCTTTATATGCAGAAGTAACAAAGGTCGAGTAAACACTCCATTTTACTCTACCAGTatctgtttcttcttcttcttcagttcttGCTTTAAGTTTTCCATTGTTGATGGGaccttcaaaattttcttctgCAACTTCTATCTGATTTATCTCATGGGATCTTGCAGTTAAGGTATTATCATCTTGGAGTAGGTTAACTTGGTTTAGTGATTTTCTATGAGCAGCCATTTGTCTAACAAGTTCACCATTCGAATCTGCCATCAGATCTTCATACCTTCCTGACTGAACAATCCTTCCCTCTTTCATCACCTATCAAAATATGCATTTAAAATCAAGTGATTAGAAGCTTGAGAGGACAATGATCATAGTTTCATAGAGGGATTGGACAAGGATTTCGATAACTTACCAAAACAAGGTCGGAAGCATCTAAAAATTCCACTTGATGAGTAGCATAGATGACAGTCTTTTGTGACAATAGTTGCATGAGACACATCTGCAAAAAAGCATTCTATATTTAATTGAAATCCACGAAtggtgcatacataacaaacaAGAAGGTATCacacaatgaaaaaaaatgtaacttgCCTTGAACAAATAGGTTCCAGTATGTGCATCAACAGCACTAAAAGGGTCGTCCAAGAAATAAACATCGGCATGACTATAGACAGCTCTTGCAAGTTGGATTCTTTGCTTTTGTCCTCCACTCAAGTTCATCCCCCTCTCTCCAACTAAACTCAAATCTCTGTCTTGCCAAATCTTGATATCCTGATTCAAAGCACTGGCTTCTAGTACATCCTCATAATATGCCTTGTTCATTTCCTTGCCAAACAACACATTCTCTCTAATTGTACCTGTTTGAATCCAAGCAGTTTGGGGCACGTAGGCCTTCCTTCCATAAACTGTTATTCCTCCCCCAGAAATCCTGGGAATTTCACCAAGTATACTGGAGAGAAGACTTGATTTTCCTGACCCAACCGGACCACAAACTGCAACCTTGTAACCTTTCATTATcttcatcttctccaaaattttgattgtagGTCTCCTTAATTTTTCTTCGCTTGTTTCCCAAGCATATTCCCCTATATCAAACTCAATTGCGATATTCAAAGCATTTGAAGGATGATCATGTATCAGCTTCTTTTGATCTTCTTCACCAATGAAATCTTGGATACGCTCAACTGAGACCTTTGTTTGAGCAATCATTGAAATGAGCTCTGGTAGGTTGTAGATAGGTTCATGCAAAATTCGAAAAGTGGCTAAGGCTGACAGGACTGTACCTGCTGTTAATGGCATCTTCAATACAATGCAGACACCAAAAGTGACAACTGAAACAAAAGTTGGCGAAGCCCAAAAGAGAAACACCACTGCTGAGCAAGAATACAGGTATTTTTTCAGCCAGCTTCTCTCAGTTTCCCTGAGATGTAGGAGTTTCTTTAAGAATGAGGGTTCCCATGAATGCAGTTTCAAAATTCTCATGCACTTTAAAGTCTCTACAGTCACTTTGATTCTTGAATCCTTAGCCTCCATGATCTTGGAGTGAAGCCTTTTTTGCATCTTAACCAAAGGCGTGTTGCATACCATCACCAAAAGTGTGGCAAAAAGAGCAGCAAAGGAGGGGGCAGCTCCTAGATTCCTGTAGAGGATGATCAAGGCCAGAATGACCTGGACTGGAAGCAACCAAACTCCATGAATGTGCCAGCAGAAGTCTCCAATTCTTTCAGCATCCACAttgattaaatttataattttaccGTTGCTTAAACCAACATACTTAGTGGATATAGATTTCTTGTAAATTAATACCATTAGAGCTGCCCTTAATCGTATGCCAATTCGCTGAGCACCAAAATACCACTGCCTTTGAGTTAGTGACTCCACTGTCTTTGCAGAGAAGAAAATGAATGCAAGAATCAGACCATAGTGGGTGCCTGAATCTTCTTCCTTTCCCAGCAGGAAACTCACAAAGTTTGTGATTAGGAGAGGACCAGTATAGGATGCAATTGTGTTAACTCCtacagggaagaagaaaaaaagaaaaaaaacaaaagtatattAAAtatgtggaggagaaaaaaaaaaaattattagactACAAGGACAGAGTGGTACCTGCCAAAGCTGCATTCATGAACAAGGGTTTCCATATGGCACAGGCTATGGCCTTTGGCAATGATGATGCTTTTCTGAGCAGTTCTTCCAGCAACAAGGAAGCATTTTCTGCTGTTTCTGATTGAGGAATTGGAGGAATATGAGGTAATTCAAGCTTTTGAACTCGACCTCTTTTAAAAATAGGGTTTAACCATTGGAAGGTAAGTTGGCTCCAAATTCCAGCATTTGTGAATGCGCCATCATCACCAAGGGaactttcattttccttttgcaGTAAAGGCTCTACTATGTCACTGTGTTTCCTAGTACAACTAGTAGGAAAAGCATTGAAACAAAGAAGTATTGTGAAAGGAAAGGAAGCAAAATCAACTATATTAGGTTCTGGAAAAGGACTTGGAAAATCTATGGATTTCAAATGTGTGATAGTGTAAATGGTGAGAGATACTGAATCAACGATGAAGGAAAAGACCCACCAGAGGATAAGGGTCAAtggccaccttttgtttccacTAAGAGTTCTATTCTTTGATAAGACTGCTACTAAAGTTGCTAAAATCCAAGTCATGAACAAGAAGACAGATTTGATAGTGATGATCCTATGATTCCAATATTCATACAAACCAAAATCAAGGTACACTATTGAGATGATGACATTGGATAGAACAGTGATCATTGTAAAAACTCCACACCCTCTAACTGGTCCATGCTCATTTATTTCACCCTCTCTCCTTTGTCTCCAAACGTTTTGCAAAACCCATGTCAGAAATGCTATGACAAATGTTAAGATGAGAATCTCCAAGGAGATATCAATGATGACTGACTCCATATTCTACAAGAGTCCCAGTTCAAGTTAGTCTTCACTAATCACAAACCAAAGACCAAAGGATGAAATACGTGGCGAAGAACTAAGAACAAAAGTGAGTCTGCAATCAACAAGACCTGCATATATAAACACCTGCATATCAATGCCATGATAATGTAATACAATGTCAAGAAAAGCAACCgaattgaatttgaaatatttgtgaTTAAAACAGAGGATATGGATTTAAAGAACAAGTAGCAGTAGGGACGTTTATAAGAGGAGCAACCTTCGAAAATGTGAAAGGACACA comes from Castanea sativa cultivar Marrone di Chiusa Pesio chromosome 3, ASM4071231v1 and encodes:
- the LOC142627595 gene encoding putative ABC transporter C family member 15, whose amino-acid sequence is MESVIIDISLEILILTFVIAFLTWVLQNVWRQRREGEINEHGPVRGCGVFTMITVLSNVIISIVYLDFGLYEYWNHRIITIKSVFLFMTWILATLVAVLSKNRTLSGNKRWPLTLILWWVFSFIVDSVSLTIYTITHLKSIDFPSPFPEPNIVDFASFPFTILLCFNAFPTSCTRKHSDIVEPLLQKENESSLGDDGAFTNAGIWSQLTFQWLNPIFKRGRVQKLELPHIPPIPQSETAENASLLLEELLRKASSLPKAIACAIWKPLFMNAALAGVNTIASYTGPLLITNFVSFLLGKEEDSGTHYGLILAFIFFSAKTVESLTQRQWYFGAQRIGIRLRAALMVLIYKKSISTKYVGLSNGKIINLINVDAERIGDFCWHIHGVWLLPVQVILALIILYRNLGAAPSFAALFATLLVMVCNTPLVKMQKRLHSKIMEAKDSRIKVTVETLKCMRILKLHSWEPSFLKKLLHLRETERSWLKKYLYSCSAVVFLFWASPTFVSVVTFGVCIVLKMPLTAGTVLSALATFRILHEPIYNLPELISMIAQTKVSVERIQDFIGEEDQKKLIHDHPSNALNIAIEFDIGEYAWETSEEKLRRPTIKILEKMKIMKGYKVAVCGPVGSGKSSLLSSILGEIPRISGGGITVYGRKAYVPQTAWIQTGTIRENVLFGKEMNKAYYEDVLEASALNQDIKIWQDRDLSLVGERGMNLSGGQKQRIQLARAVYSHADVYFLDDPFSAVDAHTGTYLFKMCLMQLLSQKTVIYATHQVEFLDASDLVLVMKEGRIVQSGRYEDLMADSNGELVRQMAAHRKSLNQVNLLQDDNTLTARSHEINQIEVAEENFEGPINNGKLKARTEEEEETDTGRVKWSVYSTFVTSAYKGALVPVILLCQVLFQGLQMGSNYWIAWATEVEGRVSRKHMIGIFILMSGGSSIFVLGRAVLLSTIAVETAQRLFCGMITSVFRAPISFFDHTPSSRILSRSSTDQSTVDTDIPYRLAGLAFALIQLLSIIILMSQVSWLVFVLFLAIIAISLWYQDYYITTARELARMVGIRKAPILHHFSESVSGAATIHCFNQEERFVTRILSLIDDYSRITFHNSATMEWLCVRINFLFNLVFFLVLIILVSLARSAIDPSLAGLAATYGLNLNVLQAWVIWNLCNVENKMISVEKILQFTNIPSEAPLVIEDHRPKPEWPTDGRIELENLHVQYNPALPMVLKGITCTFPGEKKIGVVGRTGSGKSTLIQALFRVVEPSGGRILIDGVDICKIGLQDLRSRLGIIPQDPTLFQGTVRSNLDPLQQHSDQEIWEVINKCHLAEIVKQDQRLLDAPVAEDGENWSVGQRQLVCLARVLLKKRRVLVLDEATASIDTATDNLIQETIREETKGCTVITVAHRIPTVIDNELVLVLDEGNIVEYDSPAQLLKVKSSSFSKLVAEFLRRSSKSNCHRDIS